A window of the Lactuca sativa cultivar Salinas chromosome 5, Lsat_Salinas_v11, whole genome shotgun sequence genome harbors these coding sequences:
- the LOC111908431 gene encoding uncharacterized protein LOC111908431, with product MRILAEDKADSADFDKNHKFSFEINGSVESSSSSSSSSTLSPFSPLLLIETLSRKSFSYGKLPLIPIKLTVLKLDGSSFDITVAKNPTVAQLKQAVEDAFSHFPKHGAGKVSWSHVWAQFCLSFEGQKLLDEQDSIRVHGIKDGDQLQFVRHTSVSYNLVKERSKKEDYKLEESEASPTKQEQNDLQDKSNQKKHEENEEDESCEDISVNITCQCSWAHLIRRLFSNRKQKDVDTSYEELITSKSS from the exons ATGCGAATTTTGGCGGAAGACAAGGCTGATTCTGCCGATTTTGATAAGAATCACAAATTTTCGTTTGAGATAAATGGATCAGTAGAGTccagttcttcttcttcttcctcgtcaACTCTAAGCCCTTTTTCTCCATTGTTGCTTATCGAAACCTTATCTCGCAAGAGCTTTTCGTATGGGAAACTTCCTTTAATACCTATCAAGCTTACTGTTCTCAAATTAGATGGATCTTCCTTCG ATATTACTGTTGCGAAGAACCCTACTGTGGCTCAGCTGAAGCAGGCTGTGGAGGATGCTTTTAGTCATTTCCCCAAACATGGAGCTGGCAAGGTTTCATG GTCACATGTGTGGGCACAGTTTTGCTTATCTTTTGAGGGTCAGAAGCTCCTTGATGAACAAGATTCTATCCGTGTTCATGGAATCAAAGATGGTGATCAG CTTCAGTTTGTCAGACATACATCAGTTAGTTACAATCTTGTGAAGGAAAGATCAAAAAAAGAAGATTATAAGTTGGAGGAATCTGAGGC ATCACCAACTAAACAAGAGCAAAATGATTTACAAGATAAATCAAACCAGAAAAAGCATGAGGAAAATGAAGAAGATGAGAGTTGTGAGGACATTTCCGTAAATATTACATGTCAATGCAGCTGGGCCCACCTAATAAGACGCTTGTTTTCAAACCGCAAACAAAAAGATGTTGACACAAGTTATGAAGAGCTTATTACTTCTAAATCTTCTTGA
- the LOC111908430 gene encoding uncharacterized protein LOC111908430: protein MAAVSPSLQASFNASSSKLCFVRLDRFNRRSFHCKKKSDSCSWIIKSVINNKSINGDEAIEPARILLERLFVQTQKLEEKINKNSNPPQDIELEHYLGKLESDLQTALTVLRKKEEDLEAAENKISLEYRDLNNAKNELNKREENISDAFLRQEKLENELNLANLDLASRATEIEDLKLQIEKRDHEVMLARSMLELKEDEIKVMVDELRVKSEESANFELEIMEKSRVLIETNEILKKQEVEIEELKETIREKNEELEISTMLLESENEKLKVVEENLEKQTMDWLVANEEMTELPSTVEYFDDLTRVRMLLSDVRSELVSSRESLILSRKKMEDQQAVLEHEILELEEHRKSLSDYTRSVKDAETEVEKERVMFRLAEGRNQEFQRDLLIEKELIDELQNQLNSEKDSLRKANEEILEIKDELNRRNLEFSEIQNRLESKEAELVDAKIEIQSLKSERVCLEVMLNEKESELSDAREILDEVNREIMNLKMLLGRKIETGIDYSEAKNVMERIFELTNKVDDSIVKPESKWEKKRVETELDVIRGTLRLREFEVLRSRREIMIKEDKVKSVLEKLDERENEMAEMKWELSQDVDELRRLYAMAQERIGERTMGELAIEKMELEAAEIEIEAAVSALEKIMEMSRELLRATSVIVDADSDVDVSMGIERCGFEDPGFEELRMEAARLSDFTEKLVREAGIGKDLAVVDK, encoded by the exons ATGGCGGCGGTTTCACCTTCTCTACAGGCCAGTTTCAATGCCTCTTCTTCTAAG CTTTGCTTTGTGAGGCTTGATAGGTTTAATCGAAGGTCTTTCCATTGCAAAAAGAAGAGTGATTCATGTTCATGGATAATCAAATCGGTAATTAACAACAAAAGTATTAATGGTGATGAGGCAATAGAACCTGCAAGAATTCTTCTAGAAAGACTATTTGTTCAAACCCAAAAACtcgaagaaaaaataaataaaaattcaaatcCACCTCAAGATATCGAATTAGAACACTACCTTGGAAAACtcgaatccgatcttcaaacagCCTTGACTGTTTtaagaaaaaaagaagaagatttAGAAGCTGCAGAAAACAAAATATCATTAGAATATCGCGATTTGAATAACGCGAAAAATGAGTTGAATAAACGAGAAGAAAATATATCGGATGCTTTTTTGAGACAAGAAAAACTCGAAAATGAGTTGAATTTAGCGAATCTTGATTTGGCTTCTCGAGCGACCGAAATCGAAGATTTAAAGCTTCAAATTGAAAAACGTGATCACGAAGTGATGTTGGCTAGATCGATGCTTGAATTAAAAGAAGATGAAATTAAAGTCATGGTTGATGAATTGAGGGTAAAATCGGAAGAATCCGCGAATTTTGAATTGGAGATTATGGAAAAATCGAGGGTTTTGATCGAAACGAATGAGATTTTGAAAAAACAAGAGGTCGAGATTGAAGAATTGAAAGAAACGATACGTGAGAAGAACGAAGAACTTGAGATTTCCACGATGCTTCTCGAATCCGAAAACGAGAAATTAAAAGTTGTGGAGGAAAATTTGGAGAAGCAAACGATGGATTGGCTTGTAGCGAATGAAGAAATGACGGAATTACCCTCGACGGTTGAATATTTTGACGATTTAACGAGAGTGAGAATGCTACTTTCCGATGTTCGATCGGAATTGGTATCGTCGCGGGAATCGTTGATTCTATCCCGGAAAAAGATGGAAGACCAACAAGCGGTGCTCGAACATGAGATTTTGGAACTCGAGGAACATCGGAAAAGCTTGAGTGATTACACGAGAAGTGTTAAAGATGCCGAGACGGAAGTCGAAAAGGAACGAGTTATGTTTCGGCTCGCCGAGGGTCGGAATCAGGAATTCCAACGTGATTTGTTAATCGAGAAAGAGCTAATCGACGAGTTACAAAATCAGTTAAATTCCGAAAAAGATTCGTTACGAAAAGCAAACGAAGAAATCTTGGAAATTAAAGACGAATTAAATCGGAGAAATTTGGAATTTTCGGAAATCCAAAATCGTCTCGAGTCAAAAGAAGCCGAACTCGTGGACGCGAAAATAGAGATTCAAAGTTTGAAATCCGAGCGGGTTTGTCTCGAGGTTATGTTAAACGAGAAGGAATCGGAACTATCCGATGCTCGTGAAATCCTCGATGAAGTGAATCGGGAAATCATGAATTTAAAAATGCTTTTGGGACGTAAAATCGAGACCGGAATTGACTATTCCGAAGCAAAAAACGTCATGGAACGGATATTCGAGCTTACAAACAAAGTCGATGATTCCATCGTGAAACCGGAATCCAAATGGGAAAAGAAACGTGTCGAGACGGAATTAGATGTGATCCGTGGCACATTACGGTTACGGGAATTTGAAGTTTTGCGGTCTCGAAGAGAGATCATGATTAAAGAAGACAAGGTTAAATCGGTTTTGGAAAAGTTAGATGAACGAGAGAATGAGATGGCGGAAATGAAGTGGGAATTGAGTCAAGATGTTGATGAATTAAGGCGGCTTTATGCGATGGCGCAAGAGAGAATTGGCGAGAGAACGATGGGGGAATTGgcgattgaaaagatggaattgGAAGCCGCGGAAATTGAAATTGAGGCGGCGGTGAGTGCGCTTGAGAAGATAATGGAGATGAGTCGAGAGCTTTTACGAGCAACGAGTGTAATTGTCGATGCCGATTCCGATGTTGATGTTTCGATGGGAATTGAGAGGTGTGGTTTTGAAGATCCGGGATTTGAGGAACTTAGAATGGAAGCCGCGAGGCTTTCGGATTTTACCGAAAAGCTTGTTCGAGAGGCGGGAATTGGAAAAGATTTGGCGGTTGTAGATAAATAA
- the LOC128134135 gene encoding uncharacterized protein LOC128134135 — MSQRLLRIEANVHQLKEVLLHTPSSSPQTNDAQKGGDTDTDDNTDDDPKERDTEYIDNTLVQTESPKPMHESDSMEPNSPADTEKLVEDNEHDDEQDDECQILDMNFIDPFIPVQEEDSDDLDNESQRPDMKFIDPIIPVQGEDSDVASEDTHPLSCKRKAADTDLAPSHTDTSLSYKKPKSIHQRISQHQHQHFNSFMYIDLFSAL; from the exons atgagtcagcgtcttcTACGCATTGAGGCTAATGTTCATCAGCTAAAGGAAGTTCTCTTGCATACTCCTTCATCTAGCCCCCAAACtaatgatgctcaaaaagggggagatactgataCTGATGATAATACtgatgatgatccaaaagagagAGACACTGAATATATTGACAACACTTTAGTTCAGACTGAGTCACCAAAGCCGATGCACGAGTCTGATTCTATGGAGCCTAATAGTCCAGCAGATACTGAAAAGCTTGTTGAAGATAATGAGCATGATGATGAACaagatgatgaatgtcaaatactAGATATGAACTTCATTGATCCCTTTATTCCAGTCCAAGAAGAAGATTCAGATGATCttgataatgaatctcaaaggccaGACATGAAATTCATTGATCCCATTATTCCGGTCCAAGGAGAAGATTCAGACGTTGCTAGTGAAGATACTCATCCGCTATCTTGCAAGCGCAAGGCAGCAGATACTGACTTGGCTCCTTCACACACTGATACTTCTCTGTCCTACAAGAAACCCAAGTCCATA CATCAGCGCATATCTCAGCATCAACATCAGCATTTCAATAGCTTCATGTATATAGATTTATTCAGTGCATTGTAA
- the LOC111908432 gene encoding UDP-N-acetylglucosamine transporter UGNT1 — MMPSSDRMSLPVSDPSPQQRGGAAAGEQRLFKGSTMTSRGAYAAVSYMSCAVMLVLFNKAALSSYSFPSANVITLFQMICSCSFLYILRRWKIISFTSGDTSSSSITDNSTSTRFLSLQTLIQTSPLALTYLLYMLATMESVRGVNVPMYTTLRRTTVVFTMFVEFILIGQKYSRSVIGSVGLIVFGAFVAGSRDLSFDAYGYSIVFLSNITTAIYLATISRIGKSSGLNSFGLMWCNGILCGPVLLFWTLIRGDLRMTMDFPYLFAPGFMIVLLLSCMLAFLLNYSIFLNTTLNSAVTQTICGNLKDLFTISLGWMFFGGLPFDLLNVMGQLLGFIGSGLYAYFKLFGK; from the exons ATGATGCCATCAAGCGACCGTATGAGCTTACCGGTATCAGATCCTTCTCCTCAGCAAAGAGGCGGCGCCGCCGCCGGCGAACAGAGGCTCTTCAAAGGATCCACCATGACCTCCCGCGGTGCTTACGCTGCCGTCTCTTACATGTCTTGCGCGG TGATGCTTGTATTGTTCAACAAAGCAGCTCTTTCATCATACAGTTTTCCATCTGCAAATGTCATCACACTATTTCAG ATGATATGCTCATGTTCTTTTCTTTACATTTTACGCCGATGGAAAATCATATCTTTTACATCAGGTGACACGTCATCATCATCAATCACTGACAACTCAACCTCAACAAGATTCTTGTCACTTCAGACATTGATCCAAACTTCACCTCTTGCTCTCACTTATTTGCTTTACATG CTAGCTACTATGGAGTCTGTAAGAGGGGTAAATGTGCCAATGTACACAACACTTAGAAGGACAACAGTTGTATTTACAATGTTTGTGGAGTTTATATTGATTGGTCAAAAGTATAGTCGATCTGTAATTGGAAG TGTAGGTTTGATTGTATTTGGTGCTTTTGTTGCTGGATCTCGGGATTTATCATTTGATGCTTATGGATATTCGATTGTCTTCTTATCAAATATCACAACAGCAATATATCTTGCTACAATATCTCGAATTG ggAAATCAAGTGGGTTAAATAGCTTTGGACTTATGTGGTGCAATG GAATTTTATGTGGGCCCGTTCTTCTGTTTTGGACATTGATACGTGGTGACCTTCGGATGACTATGGATTTTCCTTATCTTTTTGCTCCTGGATTTATG ATTGTGTTGCTTCTATCATGTATGCTTGCTTTTCTTTTGAATTACTCGATTTTCCTCAACACAACCCTCAATTCAGCAGTCACACAGACAATCTGTGGTAATTTGAAG GATCTTTTTACAATTTCATTAGGGTGGATGTTTTTTGGTGGTCTTCCATTTGATCTT TTGAATGTTATGGGGCAACTTCTTGGATTTATTGGATCGGGTTTATATGCGTACTTCAAACTCTTTGGGAAGTGA